A window of the Tessaracoccus sp. MC1865 genome harbors these coding sequences:
- a CDS encoding ABC transporter permease produces the protein MSTDSLARQARVPRALRGIYRGNTRSVVARGMKVIARNNYLVVLSGFFEPVFYLLSMGLGLGALIGGVEFYGREVPYAAYIAPSLMAVSAMNGALYDSTTNVFFRMRYGKLYEQMLSTSLGPMDVALGEIFMALFRGLLYASGFMVVTTLLGLNLSWTALLAIPAALVVACGFASVGLAATSYMTSFQHLDLVFFVMLPMFLLSATFFPITVYPEAVQWVIMALPLWHGVDMIRQLTTGLIQPSMWAHLGYFAVMILIGVIVATKRLRALFLR, from the coding sequence GTGAGCACAGATTCCCTCGCCCGGCAGGCGCGGGTGCCGAGGGCGCTGCGCGGCATCTACCGCGGCAACACCCGCTCGGTGGTCGCCCGCGGCATGAAGGTGATCGCCCGCAACAACTACCTTGTCGTGCTGTCGGGGTTCTTCGAGCCGGTGTTCTACCTGCTGTCCATGGGCCTCGGCCTCGGAGCACTGATCGGTGGCGTCGAGTTCTACGGCCGCGAGGTGCCCTACGCGGCCTACATCGCACCGTCGCTGATGGCGGTCTCGGCCATGAACGGCGCGCTGTACGACTCCACCACCAACGTGTTCTTCCGGATGCGCTACGGCAAGTTGTACGAGCAGATGCTCTCGACGTCGCTGGGCCCCATGGACGTGGCGCTCGGCGAGATATTCATGGCGCTGTTCCGCGGGCTGCTCTACGCCAGCGGGTTCATGGTAGTCACCACGCTGCTCGGCCTCAACCTCTCGTGGACGGCGCTGCTGGCCATCCCCGCGGCGCTGGTCGTGGCCTGCGGTTTCGCCTCCGTGGGCCTCGCGGCGACCAGCTACATGACGTCGTTTCAGCACCTGGATCTGGTGTTCTTCGTGATGCTGCCGATGTTCCTGCTCTCGGCCACGTTCTTCCCCATCACGGTCTACCCGGAGGCGGTGCAGTGGGTGATCATGGCCCTGCCGCTGTGGCACGGGGTGGACATGATCCGCCAGTTGACGACGGGCCTGATCCAGCCGTCGATGTGGGCGCACCTCGGCTACTTCGCGGTGATGATCCTCATCGGGGTCATCGTCGCCACCAAGAGGCTCAGGGCCCTTTTCCTCCGCTGA